One genomic window of Ruegeria sp. THAF33 includes the following:
- a CDS encoding energy-coupling factor ABC transporter ATP-binding protein, translating to MTLIALEDICFSYPGQPPVLDGANLSLSAGQRLSLTGPNGAGKSTLLRILLGLQRPCSGTVTVFGQQRVEEADFHEVRRRVGLVFQDADDQLFCPTVAEDVAFGPLNLGKTRDEALAIVDKVLGDLDLMHLKNRITHKLSGGEKRLVTLATVLAMEPEVLLLDEPTNALDTKNEARLLEILRALPQAILLVSHSPAFRLELAPDELDLRDGKLVPV from the coding sequence ATGACACTGATTGCGCTTGAAGACATCTGTTTTTCCTACCCCGGCCAACCACCCGTTCTGGACGGGGCAAACCTGAGCCTGAGCGCGGGGCAGCGCCTGTCCCTGACAGGCCCGAACGGAGCGGGGAAATCGACGCTCCTGCGGATTTTGCTTGGGTTGCAGCGCCCGTGTTCAGGCACCGTCACCGTTTTTGGTCAGCAACGCGTGGAAGAGGCTGATTTCCATGAGGTCCGCCGCCGGGTGGGGCTTGTATTTCAGGATGCGGACGATCAGCTGTTCTGCCCGACCGTCGCCGAAGACGTTGCTTTTGGTCCGCTCAATCTGGGCAAGACCCGCGACGAAGCACTTGCCATCGTCGACAAAGTTCTGGGCGATCTGGACCTGATGCACCTGAAGAACCGCATTACCCATAAATTGTCAGGCGGTGAAAAACGGCTAGTGACCCTGGCGACGGTTCTGGCGATGGAGCCCGAAGTGCTGTTGCTGGACGAACCGACGAATGCGTTGGATACGAAAAACGAAGCGCGCCTGCTGGAAATCCTGCGCGCGTTGCCACAGGCGATTTTGCTTGTCAGTCATTCGCCGGCGTTCCGCTTGGAACTGGCGCCCGATGAACTGGATCTTCGCGACGGGAAGCTGGTGCCGGTCTGA
- the cbiQ gene encoding cobalt ECF transporter T component CbiQ, which produces MAHVLGHKEKTLSEAGDGPEGLISLLDPRMRIVMAVVFAVVTVALSSLGALCAALTVSLSLLIVSRLPRRKTLKRMAMMDGFILFMLVLLPFSMPGDPMFTLWGFSASWQGFWKAVEIALTANAVILSLMVLVGTMEPVTLGHALHRLRCPEKLVYLLMFTIRYIEVLREEYLRLRAAMKVRGFRPATNWHTYRSFGYLVGMMLVRAIERSERILAAMKCRGFSGRMPLLQEFALTRADIVFAAGFSGLCLGLIILEFA; this is translated from the coding sequence ATGGCACACGTTCTGGGGCACAAGGAAAAAACGCTGTCCGAAGCCGGTGACGGGCCAGAAGGTCTGATCAGCCTGCTGGATCCCCGGATGCGGATCGTCATGGCAGTTGTTTTTGCAGTCGTGACCGTGGCGCTGTCATCCCTCGGCGCGCTTTGCGCGGCGCTGACAGTGTCGCTTTCGCTTCTGATAGTTTCACGTCTGCCGCGGCGAAAGACGTTGAAGCGAATGGCCATGATGGATGGGTTCATCCTGTTCATGCTGGTCCTGTTGCCCTTTTCCATGCCCGGGGATCCGATGTTCACGCTTTGGGGATTCTCCGCAAGCTGGCAGGGTTTTTGGAAAGCGGTCGAGATTGCCTTGACCGCCAATGCCGTGATCCTGTCCCTGATGGTTTTGGTCGGGACGATGGAGCCGGTTACACTGGGCCACGCCCTGCATCGTCTGCGGTGCCCCGAAAAGCTGGTTTACCTGCTGATGTTCACGATCCGGTATATCGAGGTCTTGCGCGAAGAATACCTGCGGCTGCGCGCTGCGATGAAGGTGCGTGGATTTCGGCCAGCAACAAACTGGCACACATATCGCAGCTTTGGCTACCTTGTGGGTATGATGCTTGTGCGCGCGATCGAAAGATCGGAACGCATCCTGGCGGCTATGAAGTGCCGGGGGTTTTCCGGGCGTATGCCGTTGCTTCAGGAATTTGCCCTGACCCGTGCGGACATTGTGTTTGCGGCAGGTTTCAGCGGTCTCTGCCTGGGTCTGATCATTCTGGAATTCGCATGA
- a CDS encoding cobalt ABC transporter permease, translating to MKHLVVILAVCCAPVPALAHKVIAGVFESGDVIEGEIGFSNGDMASGTEVIVTGPDGAELGRSVTDADGFFVYTPTSAVAHTFFADLGAGHVAEVTMSAEDVARIMGVAVAENGDSSSAALAQASGSAASLSAEEQQVIAKAVRDELRPLRREIAAYREQNDLQTILGGIGYIVGLFGLGFYMAARRKLAS from the coding sequence ATGAAGCATCTGGTTGTCATATTGGCCGTGTGCTGCGCACCTGTGCCTGCCCTGGCGCACAAGGTCATAGCCGGCGTTTTCGAGTCGGGAGACGTCATCGAGGGCGAAATCGGCTTTTCCAACGGCGACATGGCAAGCGGCACCGAGGTCATTGTCACCGGCCCGGATGGGGCTGAGCTGGGTCGATCGGTCACTGATGCGGACGGTTTCTTTGTCTACACGCCGACCTCGGCCGTGGCGCACACCTTCTTTGCCGACCTTGGCGCCGGGCATGTGGCCGAAGTCACAATGTCTGCCGAAGATGTCGCGCGGATCATGGGCGTTGCCGTGGCGGAAAACGGAGACTCGTCTTCGGCTGCTCTGGCGCAGGCCAGCGGTTCGGCGGCGTCTCTCAGCGCCGAAGAACAGCAGGTTATCGCCAAAGCCGTACGTGACGAATTGCGCCCGCTCAGGCGCGAGATTGCGGCTTATCGCGAACAGAACGACCTGCAAACCATCCTTGGCGGGATCGGGTACATCGTTGGTCTGTTCGGTCTGGGCTTTTACATGGCGGCCCGCCGCAAGCTGGCGTCCTGA
- the cbiM gene encoding cobalt transporter CbiM, whose translation MHIVDGALSNPVVIGGAIAAAGGIAMGLRSLDLDRIPTAGVLSASFFVASLIHVPIGPSSVHLILNGMAGLLLGWAAFPALFVGLLLQAVFFGFGGLTVLGINTVNIAFPAVVAGMLFGRLIARGTPLQGAIWGGVGGAFAIAATTGMVAFSLALSGDEFLPAAKLVFFAHIPVMAIEAILTGFAVLLARKVKPELFFRGAAT comes from the coding sequence ATGCACATCGTCGACGGAGCCCTTTCCAACCCGGTTGTAATTGGCGGCGCCATAGCCGCCGCGGGCGGGATCGCCATGGGTCTCAGGTCTCTGGATCTTGATCGCATCCCCACTGCGGGCGTGCTGTCAGCCAGTTTCTTCGTGGCATCGTTGATCCACGTGCCCATTGGTCCGTCGTCGGTCCATCTGATCCTCAACGGCATGGCCGGGCTGCTGCTTGGTTGGGCCGCATTCCCGGCTTTGTTCGTCGGGCTTTTGCTACAGGCGGTCTTTTTCGGCTTTGGCGGGTTGACGGTGTTGGGGATCAACACCGTCAATATCGCCTTTCCCGCGGTGGTGGCCGGAATGTTGTTCGGTCGTCTGATCGCGCGTGGAACGCCTTTGCAAGGAGCGATTTGGGGGGGCGTCGGCGGCGCATTTGCGATTGCAGCGACAACCGGCATGGTCGCGTTTTCCCTGGCGCTGTCGGGGGATGAATTTCTGCCTGCCGCCAAGCTCGTTTTCTTCGCCCATATTCCTGTCATGGCCATCGAGGCGATTTTGACCGGGTTCGCCGTGTTGTTGGCACGCAAGGTCAAGCCCGAGCTGTTTTTCAGAGGAGCAGCCACATGA
- a CDS encoding DUF4198 domain-containing protein, with translation MKTLLSAAAAAVALPAIANAHFLLEYTTDTMIEKPGDVPVKLIFWHPFENGHVMDLEKPQEFYVIHNGEKTDLLDTLEPIRFTGGENEGAAFKGSVPVKRSGDYVLVTVPQPYYEESEDIYIQQLTKAFLNRNELPTDWMNPVGLATEIIPLNKPTNIIAGSTFTGRVLADGQPVAGAEIEIEYMAAEPDMESSAASAPKVSPMPGGAVVAISDDNGYFSFGVPKAGYWGFAALGSGPATEHEGKELSQDAVIWIRAWDLE, from the coding sequence ATGAAAACGCTGCTCAGCGCAGCCGCTGCCGCGGTGGCTCTTCCTGCCATCGCAAATGCGCATTTCCTTTTGGAATACACCACCGACACCATGATCGAGAAACCGGGCGATGTGCCGGTCAAACTGATTTTCTGGCATCCGTTCGAGAATGGCCATGTCATGGATCTTGAAAAGCCGCAGGAATTCTATGTGATCCACAACGGTGAAAAGACCGATTTGCTGGACACGCTGGAACCTATCCGGTTCACCGGCGGGGAAAACGAGGGCGCGGCGTTCAAGGGCAGTGTCCCGGTCAAACGTTCGGGCGACTATGTGCTGGTGACGGTTCCTCAGCCTTATTATGAGGAATCCGAAGACATCTATATCCAACAGCTCACCAAAGCCTTCCTGAACCGTAACGAATTGCCGACCGACTGGATGAATCCCGTGGGTCTGGCGACCGAGATTATCCCGCTGAACAAGCCGACCAACATCATCGCGGGTTCGACTTTCACGGGCCGTGTGCTGGCTGATGGTCAGCCGGTTGCGGGGGCCGAGATCGAGATCGAGTACATGGCCGCCGAACCCGACATGGAAAGCTCGGCCGCTTCTGCACCGAAAGTGTCACCAATGCCGGGTGGTGCGGTGGTCGCAATATCTGACGACAACGGGTATTTTTCGTTCGGCGTTCCCAAAGCCGGTTACTGGGGTTTCGCCGCCCTTGGTTCCGGTCCGGCAACCGAACATGAGGGCAAAGAACTCAGCCAGGATGCGGTCATCTGGATTCGTGCCTGGGATCTGGAGTAA
- a CDS encoding ROK family transcriptional regulator — MRARNERLVLSLVRRHQALAKSEIARMTGLSAQTVSVIMRLLEKDGLLLRGEPVRGKVGQPSVPMRLNPDGAFFFGLKVGRRSTELVLTDFVGNVRQRERRTYDYPTPKATLEFSTESLGKMISSMPPEAKGRIAGLGIAMPFYLWDWAQTLQVPQEEMDPWRVSDLKADLARRLDIPVFLQNDATAACGAELVFGPADGPRDFLYFYIGFFIGGGVVLNGAIFSGRGNSGAIGPLPVPDDVGGVRPLIDVASLYVLERAITTAGVTSHSIWETTQRWDVPKVQLENWLKQTASGIAYAIVSSCSLIDFECVKIDGWMPQDIKARLVEMVEDKLSELNLTGLERPAVLAGTVGPEARSLGAASLPLSERYLSEA; from the coding sequence CGCGCATGACCGGACTGTCGGCACAAACCGTTTCCGTCATCATGCGGCTGTTGGAGAAGGATGGTTTGCTGTTGCGCGGTGAGCCGGTCCGCGGGAAGGTCGGGCAACCTTCCGTTCCCATGCGCCTCAACCCGGATGGTGCGTTTTTCTTTGGGCTCAAGGTCGGGCGCCGCAGTACCGAGCTGGTTTTGACTGACTTTGTCGGAAATGTGCGGCAGCGCGAGCGGCGAACCTATGACTATCCAACGCCGAAAGCCACATTGGAGTTTTCCACTGAGAGTCTGGGCAAAATGATATCATCCATGCCGCCTGAGGCCAAAGGCAGGATTGCGGGACTTGGGATTGCCATGCCGTTCTACCTATGGGACTGGGCCCAGACCCTTCAGGTTCCTCAGGAAGAAATGGACCCGTGGCGCGTATCAGACCTGAAGGCTGACCTGGCGCGGCGCCTCGATATTCCGGTATTCCTGCAAAATGACGCCACTGCGGCTTGTGGGGCGGAATTGGTATTCGGTCCAGCCGATGGGCCAAGGGATTTCCTGTACTTCTATATTGGTTTCTTCATTGGCGGCGGTGTGGTCCTCAATGGCGCAATCTTTTCAGGGCGTGGAAACTCGGGCGCAATCGGCCCCTTGCCTGTGCCGGATGATGTCGGTGGTGTCAGGCCGCTTATCGATGTGGCCAGCCTGTACGTGCTCGAGCGTGCAATCACCACGGCAGGTGTCACGTCGCATTCCATTTGGGAAACGACCCAGCGTTGGGATGTGCCAAAAGTTCAACTGGAAAACTGGTTGAAGCAGACGGCGAGCGGGATTGCCTATGCGATTGTCTCATCCTGTAGCCTGATAGATTTCGAATGCGTGAAGATTGACGGCTGGATGCCGCAGGACATCAAGGCGCGTTTGGTTGAAATGGTCGAAGACAAACTGTCTGAGCTTAACCTGACCGGTCTCGAGCGCCCTGCCGTGCTGGCAGGGACCGTGGGCCCGGAAGCACGCTCACTGGGTGCGGCGAGCCTGCCGTTGTCGGAAAGGTATCTTTCAGAAGCTTAG